From Chromohalobacter canadensis, one genomic window encodes:
- a CDS encoding DUF6615 family protein: protein MTLCETFRELSFSTWTHLGRARRIGHQPLEETLTDINMLELKDRHADEVFTRTFTRPQEGVNGADWEWWFTDGSMTKWLGIRVQAKILKLSSNRFEHLHYRKGRTYQAEKLKRVAAKDGLVPLYCVFTHWSTGHLRNWWPCGSFGPAMENFGCSMLATKHVDALRRNSHEDGLAPVMECAVPWHCLVCCAGYGGSDLPERVWSFLQQGLGIKPSGRKPKEAPQIGIRERPPNYVWMVIEQERGQDFDGPDKDLRGVVVFRDRKR, encoded by the coding sequence TTGACACTTTGTGAGACTTTTCGGGAGTTGTCGTTCAGCACGTGGACCCATTTGGGGCGAGCCCGACGCATTGGGCATCAGCCACTAGAAGAAACCCTCACTGATATCAATATGCTGGAGCTTAAAGATAGACATGCTGATGAAGTTTTCACGAGAACTTTCACTCGGCCACAGGAAGGAGTTAATGGCGCAGATTGGGAGTGGTGGTTCACTGACGGATCAATGACAAAGTGGCTAGGGATTCGGGTTCAAGCCAAAATTCTAAAGCTTTCTTCTAACCGCTTTGAGCACCTGCATTATAGAAAAGGAAGAACATACCAAGCTGAAAAATTAAAACGTGTTGCTGCAAAAGATGGTTTGGTTCCGCTGTATTGCGTATTCACTCATTGGTCCACTGGTCACCTCCGTAATTGGTGGCCTTGCGGGAGTTTTGGCCCAGCGATGGAAAATTTCGGCTGTTCCATGCTTGCGACAAAACATGTTGATGCTTTGCGAAGAAACTCTCACGAAGATGGTTTGGCGCCAGTTATGGAGTGTGCTGTGCCGTGGCACTGCCTAGTGTGTTGTGCAGGCTACGGTGGTTCGGACTTGCCAGAGCGAGTTTGGTCATTTTTACAGCAAGGACTTGGAATCAAGCCTTCCGGGCGAAAACCAAAGGAAGCGCCGCAAATTGGTATTCGTGAACGCCCTCCGAATTATGTGTGGATGGTCATCGAG
- a CDS encoding nucleotidyltransferase domain-containing protein, with amino-acid sequence MNASKVAKHILMSCPTLSEFHAYMFGSSLAGVGSDFDILIIGPSGIALSQLKSEIRDAGSMLPLDVIYMLPEEAEETNFVAKQNCISFEQLCKLNSAT; translated from the coding sequence ATGAATGCGTCTAAAGTAGCAAAACACATATTGATGTCCTGCCCAACTTTATCTGAGTTTCATGCTTACATGTTCGGGTCATCTCTAGCAGGTGTCGGTAGTGACTTCGATATACTTATAATTGGACCCTCAGGTATAGCTTTGTCACAGCTCAAGTCAGAAATAAGAGATGCGGGAAGTATGTTGCCTTTGGATGTTATATACATGCTTCCTGAAGAAGCCGAAGAAACTAACTTTGTAGCAAAGCAAAATTGCATATCATTTGAGCAGCTATGCAAGCTTAATAGTGCAACATGA
- a CDS encoding HNH endonuclease signature motif containing protein produces the protein MASRKAISTEIKLRLFSDSAGYCQNPDCLQPLYPAEMGGEKHIAEMAHVIPHGEKGPRHEERPTKEFEADSFENLILLCPTCHTIIDKAPDGFSRSTLLGWKSKHLVALAHSQGIQTYEDRNQAREAVAAAMAENKAIWKEYAPVDGGSFDYNPESEAAKTWENRMRGVILPNHFRIEAIIKKNQCHMDPDEQETFARYQEHVRGLAARHIGGVAGEALRYPAAMDGIFS, from the coding sequence ATGGCATCACGTAAAGCAATATCAACTGAAATCAAATTACGGCTATTTTCTGATTCAGCAGGTTATTGTCAAAACCCTGATTGTCTTCAACCGCTTTACCCAGCAGAAATGGGCGGTGAAAAACATATTGCAGAAATGGCTCATGTTATACCTCATGGAGAAAAAGGGCCGCGTCATGAAGAGCGACCTACTAAAGAATTTGAGGCAGATTCATTTGAAAACCTCATACTACTGTGCCCAACGTGTCACACAATCATCGATAAGGCGCCAGATGGTTTCAGTAGGAGTACATTGCTAGGTTGGAAAAGTAAACATTTAGTAGCATTGGCTCACAGTCAAGGAATACAAACTTACGAGGATCGTAATCAAGCTAGGGAGGCTGTGGCTGCAGCTATGGCTGAAAACAAGGCTATATGGAAAGAATATGCCCCTGTAGATGGGGGGAGCTTCGATTACAACCCAGAATCTGAAGCAGCCAAGACATGGGAAAATAGGATGCGAGGAGTAATTCTTCCGAACCATTTTCGCATCGAAGCAATTATTAAGAAAAACCAATGTCACATGGATCCTGATGAACAAGAAACTTTTGCTCGATATCAGGAGCATGTTAGAGGTTTAGCAGCGCGACATATTGGTGGTGTTGCCGGAGAAGCACTCCGCTACCCAGCGGCTATGGACGGAATTTTTTCATGA
- a CDS encoding CoA-acylating methylmalonate-semialdehyde dehydrogenase → MTDVYHRIAGERLTSERTIDVLNPATAAPVRRLAMADTATVQRAIDAAREAQPAWRDMPPAKRAQVMYRFKTLLERDADEICALVSEEHGKVLEDAMGELKRGIENVEYACGVPELLKGEYSHNAGPGIDTWSNHQPLGVVAGITPFNFPAMVPLWMYPMALACGNAFILKPSEQTPSAAVKMAELLDEAGLPKGLFSVVHGDREAVDALIEAPEVRALSFVGSTPVARKIYEGGTQQGKRVQALGGAKNHAVVLPDADLDNAASTLIGAAYGSAGERCMAISVAVCVGDATADALVERLAAQARELKIGPGTERGLDMGALINEGQRDKVADYIGQGERAGADLVVDGREHPLVEGSPGYFLGATLFDRVTPEMSIYRDEIFGPVLCVVRVETFEDAIALINAHQYGNGTCVFTRDGEAGRRFADAIEVGMVGINVPLPVPVAFHSFGGWKDSLFGDLHAYGPDAVRFYTRRKAISQRWPKRSDQETAQFSFPS, encoded by the coding sequence ATGACAGACGTATACCACCGGATCGCCGGCGAGCGGCTGACAAGCGAGCGCACCATCGACGTGCTCAACCCGGCCACCGCCGCGCCGGTTCGCCGCCTGGCGATGGCCGATACCGCCACCGTGCAACGCGCCATCGACGCCGCCCGTGAAGCTCAGCCCGCCTGGCGCGACATGCCGCCGGCCAAGCGTGCCCAGGTGATGTACCGCTTCAAGACCCTGCTCGAGCGTGACGCCGACGAGATCTGCGCGCTGGTCAGCGAGGAACACGGCAAGGTGCTTGAGGACGCCATGGGCGAGCTCAAGCGCGGCATCGAGAACGTCGAGTACGCCTGCGGCGTGCCGGAACTGCTCAAGGGCGAGTACTCCCACAACGCCGGGCCGGGCATCGATACCTGGTCCAACCATCAGCCGCTGGGCGTCGTCGCCGGCATCACGCCGTTCAACTTCCCGGCCATGGTGCCGCTGTGGATGTATCCCATGGCGCTGGCCTGCGGCAATGCTTTCATATTGAAGCCCTCCGAGCAGACGCCCTCGGCCGCCGTGAAGATGGCTGAACTGCTCGACGAAGCCGGATTGCCCAAGGGGCTGTTCAGCGTCGTCCACGGCGACCGCGAGGCCGTCGACGCGCTGATCGAAGCCCCCGAAGTGCGCGCGCTGTCGTTTGTCGGCTCCACCCCCGTGGCCCGCAAGATCTACGAGGGCGGCACCCAGCAGGGCAAGCGGGTGCAGGCGCTCGGCGGCGCCAAGAACCACGCCGTGGTGCTGCCGGATGCCGATCTCGACAACGCCGCGAGCACCCTGATCGGCGCCGCGTACGGCAGTGCCGGCGAGCGCTGCATGGCGATCTCCGTGGCTGTGTGCGTGGGCGACGCCACCGCCGACGCCCTGGTCGAGCGTCTCGCCGCCCAGGCCCGCGAGCTCAAGATCGGCCCGGGCACCGAGCGCGGTCTCGACATGGGCGCGCTGATCAACGAAGGCCAGCGCGACAAGGTCGCCGATTACATCGGGCAGGGCGAACGCGCCGGCGCCGACCTGGTGGTCGACGGCCGTGAGCACCCGCTGGTGGAAGGCTCGCCCGGCTACTTCCTCGGCGCCACGCTGTTCGACCGCGTCACGCCGGAGATGAGCATCTACCGCGACGAGATCTTCGGCCCGGTGCTATGCGTGGTGCGCGTCGAGACCTTCGAGGACGCCATCGCCCTGATCAACGCCCACCAGTACGGCAACGGCACCTGCGTGTTCACCCGTGACGGTGAAGCAGGGCGCCGCTTCGCTGATGCCATCGAAGTCGGCATGGTCGGCATCAACGTTCCGCTGCCGGTCCCCGTTGCCTTCCACAGCTTCGGCGGCTGGAAGGACTCGTTGTTCGGCGACCTGCACGCCTACGGTCCCGACGCCGTGCGCTTCTACACCCGCCGCAAGGCCATCTCCCAACGCTGGCCGAAGCGTAGCGACCAGGAAACCGCCCAGTTCAGCTTCCCCTCCTGA
- a CDS encoding M24 family metallopeptidase: MSIVDFENLTDNEPNAIPVVPSAPMANGDSIPTAFDPVQLRGGRLKRLRAMMAEQGYAALVLFDPYNQRYATGSRNMFGYFLRNSTRYIYVPLEGPVILFEYPGSAHVSTWLETIDEARTSKVVWSAVNQRDNMSSDPFGIEIAELMEEHGKGNKKIGMDRCTMNLARSLEAQGLDVYDCMQDTLHCRRIKTPEEIACLAQSMAGSEAAVAEVEAAIKPGITENELFAIMYGDVIRQGGEFIETRLLSSGPRTNPWFNEASNRVIRPGELVALDTDTIGCHGYYSDFSRTFHVGPGKPTAYQQSLYRMAYDQVHHNMGILKPGMSYREIAENAWKIPERFLDRRYPSIIHGVGMHGETPLVAHHMDFDRFSKDGILEPGMVVSVESYIGEVGGADGVKLEEEVLVTDTGIEKLSRYPFSEALLGREF; this comes from the coding sequence ATGAGCATCGTCGACTTCGAAAACCTGACCGACAACGAACCCAACGCTATCCCGGTCGTACCTTCCGCCCCCATGGCTAACGGCGACAGCATTCCCACCGCCTTCGACCCGGTACAACTGCGCGGCGGGCGCCTCAAACGTCTACGCGCGATGATGGCCGAGCAGGGCTACGCCGCGCTGGTGCTGTTCGACCCGTACAACCAGCGCTACGCCACCGGCTCGCGCAACATGTTCGGCTACTTCCTGCGCAACTCCACGCGCTACATCTACGTGCCGCTCGAAGGGCCGGTGATCCTGTTCGAATACCCGGGCAGCGCGCACGTCTCCACCTGGCTCGAGACCATCGACGAAGCGCGCACCTCCAAGGTGGTGTGGTCCGCCGTCAATCAGCGCGACAACATGTCCTCCGACCCGTTCGGCATCGAGATCGCCGAGCTGATGGAAGAGCACGGCAAGGGCAACAAAAAGATCGGCATGGACCGCTGCACAATGAATCTGGCCCGCTCGCTGGAAGCCCAGGGGCTGGATGTCTATGACTGCATGCAGGACACCCTGCATTGCCGGCGCATCAAGACGCCCGAGGAAATCGCCTGCCTGGCCCAGTCGATGGCCGGCAGCGAGGCCGCCGTGGCCGAGGTGGAAGCCGCGATCAAGCCCGGCATCACCGAAAACGAGTTGTTCGCCATCATGTACGGCGATGTCATCCGCCAGGGCGGCGAGTTCATCGAGACGCGGCTGCTGTCCTCCGGCCCGCGCACTAACCCCTGGTTCAACGAAGCCAGCAACCGGGTGATCCGCCCCGGCGAGTTGGTCGCGCTGGATACCGACACCATCGGCTGCCACGGCTACTACTCCGATTTCTCACGCACCTTCCATGTCGGCCCCGGCAAGCCCACCGCCTATCAGCAGAGTCTCTACCGGATGGCCTATGACCAGGTGCACCACAACATGGGCATCCTCAAACCGGGCATGAGCTACCGCGAGATCGCCGAAAACGCCTGGAAGATTCCCGAGCGCTTTCTCGACCGCCGTTATCCCTCGATCATCCATGGCGTCGGCATGCACGGCGAGACCCCGCTGGTCGCCCACCACATGGATTTCGACCGCTTCTCCAAGGACGGCATCCTCGAGCCCGGCATGGTGGTCTCGGTGGAAAGCTACATCGGCGAGGTCGGCGGCGCCGACGGCGTCAAGCTCGAAGAGGAAGTGCTGGTCACCGACACCGGCATCGAAAAACTCTCGCGCTATCCGTTCAGTGAGGCCCTGCTCGGCAGAGAATTTTGA
- a CDS encoding HalD/BesD family halogenase, whose amino-acid sequence MSANAMQANDNALHGLIDLERYPIDQLDGERGRALIEECRAQLGQDGCVVLKGFVPDEALTRLERETERLSPEAHYNQTETNPYNSDGDPSLPASHPKNRFGDRTNGFVAGDRIDADTIIRQVYSDPGFQRFIASVVGMEEIHQYADPLADLVVNVLREGCQHPWHYDTNEFIVTMMTRQSHGGGRFEYAPGIRSPEGENFEGVEKVIDGDRSQIKSLDLQPGDLQVFFGRYSLHRVTPVEGDRERHTVIFAYAKEPGFIGRPERAKRIFGRMAPVHERLLEEGMQRSDSLAD is encoded by the coding sequence ATGTCAGCCAACGCCATGCAGGCAAACGACAACGCACTTCACGGTCTGATCGATCTCGAGCGCTATCCCATCGACCAGCTGGACGGCGAGCGCGGCCGCGCCCTTATCGAAGAGTGCCGTGCCCAGCTCGGTCAGGACGGCTGCGTGGTACTCAAGGGCTTCGTGCCCGACGAGGCCCTGACACGGCTGGAACGCGAAACCGAGCGACTCTCGCCGGAAGCGCATTACAACCAGACCGAGACCAATCCCTACAACAGCGACGGCGACCCCAGCCTGCCGGCCTCGCATCCCAAGAACCGCTTCGGCGACCGCACCAACGGCTTCGTCGCCGGGGACCGCATCGACGCCGACACCATCATTCGTCAGGTCTACTCCGACCCCGGCTTCCAGCGCTTCATCGCCAGCGTGGTGGGCATGGAAGAGATTCACCAGTACGCCGATCCGCTGGCCGACCTGGTCGTCAACGTGCTGCGCGAGGGCTGCCAGCATCCGTGGCACTACGACACCAACGAATTCATCGTCACCATGATGACGCGCCAGTCCCACGGCGGCGGTCGGTTCGAGTACGCGCCGGGCATCCGCAGCCCCGAGGGCGAGAACTTCGAAGGGGTGGAAAAGGTCATCGACGGCGACCGTTCGCAGATCAAGTCGCTGGATCTCCAGCCGGGCGACCTGCAGGTCTTCTTCGGCCGCTATTCGCTGCACCGCGTGACCCCGGTGGAAGGCGACCGCGAGCGCCACACCGTGATCTTCGCCTACGCCAAGGAGCCGGGTTTCATCGGCCGCCCCGAGCGCGCCAAGCGCATCTTCGGGCGCATGGCGCCGGTTCACGAGCGTCTGCTGGAAGAGGGCATGCAGCGCAGCGATAGCCTAGCCGACTAG
- a CDS encoding LysR family transcriptional regulator: MDTDLLRAFVTVAECEGFSAAGKVLHRTQSAVSLQIKRLEDQMGESLFERTSRSVMLTPSGGRLLPYARHILKLQDEARRVMGVDRQGELIRLGTSEEQASTYLPELLPRFAAHFPEVRLEVSCSISGSLVHDFQEGLLDVALVVRHGPTQTGRLLGREPMVWVVAEDRAIDDWEILPLALNPEGCIFRAHAFAALGPTERRWDVRYSSRSPTGINLPVQAGLAATVKTPRSVPEGCRIVGEEEGLPPLGHVEIEMHRTPGHSSDAFVAFCDELESIVTATDSLESLEYVAAEG; encoded by the coding sequence ATGGACACCGACCTGCTCCGCGCCTTCGTCACCGTCGCCGAGTGCGAGGGCTTTAGCGCCGCCGGCAAGGTGCTGCATCGCACGCAGTCGGCGGTCAGCCTGCAGATCAAGCGGCTCGAGGATCAGATGGGCGAGTCGCTGTTCGAGCGCACCAGCCGCAGCGTCATGCTGACCCCTTCGGGCGGGCGCTTGCTGCCCTACGCCCGGCATATCCTCAAGCTTCAGGACGAGGCACGGCGGGTGATGGGGGTGGACCGCCAGGGCGAGCTGATCCGCCTGGGCACCTCCGAGGAACAGGCGAGTACCTACCTGCCCGAGCTACTGCCGCGTTTCGCCGCTCACTTTCCCGAGGTGCGCCTCGAAGTGAGCTGCAGCATCAGCGGCTCGTTGGTGCATGACTTCCAGGAGGGGCTTCTGGATGTCGCGCTGGTGGTGCGCCATGGCCCCACGCAGACCGGTCGCCTGCTGGGCCGCGAGCCTATGGTGTGGGTGGTAGCCGAGGACCGCGCCATCGACGACTGGGAGATTCTGCCCCTGGCGCTGAACCCCGAGGGCTGCATTTTCCGCGCTCATGCGTTCGCCGCGCTGGGGCCCACCGAGCGGCGCTGGGACGTGCGCTATTCCAGCCGCTCCCCCACCGGCATCAATCTGCCGGTACAGGCCGGGCTGGCCGCCACGGTCAAGACCCCGCGCAGCGTCCCCGAGGGCTGTCGCATCGTCGGCGAGGAAGAAGGTTTGCCGCCGCTCGGGCACGTCGAGATCGAAATGCACCGCACGCCGGGCCACTCCAGCGACGCCTTCGTCGCCTTCTGCGACGAGCTGGAGAGCATCGTCACCGCGACCGACTCGCTGGAGTCGCTGGAATACGTGGCCGCAGAAGGCTGA
- a CDS encoding inorganic diphosphatase, which yields MNIISPFLIAASLLFTASAQAQPNVFDYPQPDDAPASFHVVNEIPAGSFTKYEINAEHGQLIVDRYVSMPVRYPANYGSITSSAGGDGDPLDAMVLTRDSIYPGAVIEVRAIGVLRMVDDGEADDKIIAVPTDAVDPSYADIEGIEDLPAMQTERLNAFFRVYKDLPEGGDIELNGFGDAGEARDILSQAFDAYQAQQ from the coding sequence ATGAATATCATCTCCCCTTTCCTGATCGCCGCCAGCTTACTGTTCACCGCGTCCGCCCAGGCGCAGCCGAACGTCTTCGACTATCCGCAACCCGATGACGCACCGGCCAGCTTCCATGTGGTCAACGAGATTCCCGCCGGGAGCTTCACCAAGTACGAGATCAATGCCGAGCACGGCCAGTTGATCGTCGACCGTTATGTCTCGATGCCGGTCCGCTATCCCGCCAACTACGGCTCCATCACCAGCTCGGCGGGTGGCGATGGCGACCCGCTGGACGCGATGGTGCTCACCCGTGACAGCATCTATCCCGGCGCCGTGATCGAGGTCCGGGCCATCGGCGTGCTGCGGATGGTCGACGACGGCGAAGCCGACGACAAGATCATCGCCGTCCCCACCGACGCCGTGGATCCCAGCTACGCCGATATCGAGGGCATCGAGGATCTCCCGGCCATGCAGACCGAGCGGCTCAATGCCTTCTTCCGCGTTTACAAGGACCTGCCGGAAGGCGGCGATATCGAATTGAACGGCTTCGGGGATGCCGGCGAGGCGCGTGACATCCTCTCCCAAGCCTTCGACGCCTACCAAGCCCAGCAGTAA
- a CDS encoding Yip1 family protein has protein sequence MLTHVWGLLAHPNREWKQIHDERETIIHLYSHHVLVMALIPVVCAFIGTTQVGWDFGGGHTIQLNYLDAFFAGVAFYVAILLAVGFMGSVIHWMAQRYSSPPSRRRCIIFAGYVATPMFVGGVVALYPLVWLCMLATIIGLCYSAYLLYLGIPNFLDIGAEEGFIVTGSTLGIGVLVLEALLAVTVLLWGYGAKLLGIDL, from the coding sequence ATGCTCACGCATGTCTGGGGACTCTTGGCGCACCCGAATCGTGAATGGAAGCAGATCCACGACGAAAGGGAGACCATCATCCACCTCTACAGTCACCATGTTCTGGTAATGGCACTGATCCCGGTGGTGTGTGCGTTCATTGGTACCACCCAGGTCGGCTGGGATTTCGGTGGTGGGCATACCATCCAACTCAACTATCTGGACGCCTTCTTCGCGGGGGTCGCCTTCTATGTGGCGATCCTGCTGGCGGTGGGCTTCATGGGCTCGGTAATCCACTGGATGGCGCAGCGTTATTCCAGTCCCCCGAGTCGTCGACGCTGCATCATCTTCGCCGGCTACGTCGCCACGCCGATGTTCGTCGGCGGCGTCGTCGCCCTCTATCCATTGGTCTGGCTGTGCATGCTGGCGACCATCATCGGGCTCTGCTATAGCGCCTATCTGCTGTATCTGGGTATTCCCAACTTCCTCGACATCGGCGCGGAAGAGGGTTTCATCGTCACCGGCTCGACGCTGGGTATCGGCGTGCTGGTACTCGAGGCGTTGCTAGCTGTGACAGTATTGCTGTGGGGCTACGGCGCCAAGTTGTTGGGCATCGACTTGTAG
- the fadA gene encoding acetyl-CoA C-acyltransferase FadA, which yields MSLNPRDIVVVDAVRTAMAKAKHGAFRNVRAENLSASVMQALFDRNANLVPAEVDDVIWGCVNQTLEQSMNIARNAAIMTGIPRSVPAQTVNRLCGSSMSALHIATANIKAGMGDFYIIGGVEHMEHVPMDHGVDVNPAASKYAAKAAMMMGLTAELLGKMHNVGREEQDAFGVRSHQRAVAANENGYFDNEIVGVEGHDADGFRRLIDRDEVIRHDANLEDMGKLKPVFDPKGGTVTAGTSSALSVGASALAVMSYERAQALGLEPLARVVSTGVAGCDASIMGYGPVPATQKALKSAGLSIDDIQTVELNEAFAAQSIPVLKDLGLRERMDDVVNLNGGAIALGHPLGCSGARICTTLLNVMRQQDTTLGLATMCIGMGQGVATVFERLK from the coding sequence ATGAGTTTGAATCCTAGAGATATCGTGGTGGTCGATGCCGTCCGGACCGCCATGGCCAAGGCCAAGCACGGTGCTTTCCGCAACGTGCGCGCCGAAAATCTATCCGCCTCGGTGATGCAGGCACTGTTCGATCGCAACGCCAACCTGGTGCCTGCGGAGGTCGACGACGTGATCTGGGGCTGTGTCAATCAGACCCTCGAGCAGTCCATGAATATCGCGCGCAATGCCGCGATCATGACCGGGATTCCGCGCAGCGTGCCGGCGCAGACGGTCAATCGCCTGTGTGGCTCGTCGATGAGCGCGCTGCATATCGCCACGGCCAACATCAAGGCCGGCATGGGCGACTTCTACATCATTGGCGGTGTCGAGCACATGGAACATGTGCCGATGGATCATGGCGTCGACGTCAACCCTGCGGCCAGCAAGTACGCCGCCAAGGCCGCCATGATGATGGGCCTGACCGCCGAGCTGCTGGGCAAGATGCACAATGTCGGCCGCGAGGAGCAGGACGCGTTCGGCGTGCGCTCGCATCAACGCGCAGTGGCCGCCAACGAAAACGGCTACTTCGACAACGAGATCGTCGGTGTAGAAGGGCACGATGCCGATGGCTTTCGGCGTCTGATCGACCGCGACGAGGTGATTCGCCACGACGCCAACCTGGAAGACATGGGCAAGCTCAAGCCGGTTTTCGACCCCAAGGGCGGCACGGTTACGGCGGGCACGTCCTCGGCGCTCTCGGTCGGCGCCTCGGCGCTGGCGGTGATGAGTTACGAGCGCGCACAAGCGCTAGGGCTCGAGCCTCTGGCGCGGGTGGTTTCCACGGGCGTCGCCGGCTGCGATGCCTCGATCATGGGCTACGGCCCGGTGCCCGCGACGCAGAAGGCCCTCAAGAGCGCGGGCCTTAGCATCGACGACATCCAGACCGTCGAGCTCAACGAAGCCTTCGCCGCGCAGTCGATCCCAGTGCTCAAGGACCTCGGCCTGCGCGAGCGCATGGACGATGTCGTTAACCTGAACGGCGGCGCCATCGCGCTGGGGCACCCGCTGGGCTGCTCCGGTGCGCGTATCTGCACCACGCTGCTCAACGTCATGCGCCAGCAGGACACCACCTTGGGCCTGGCGACCATGTGCATCGGTATGGGCCAGGGCGTGGCCACGGTGTTCGAACGCCTCAAGTAA